The Primulina huaijiensis isolate GDHJ02 chromosome 9, ASM1229523v2, whole genome shotgun sequence genomic interval GATTTGATTGGGGCTGGAAATGGATTGCACAAAATCTGTCCAAACTCATGACAACACGAAGGGATAATGTAAGGCGCATTACAGATGAAAGGAAGCCTTTGGAACATGCTCAACAGCGCGAAAAATTGAGTTCGAAGTACAATAATAAGGGGATTACAGATGATGTTAGTCTTGAACAATTACTGGAATGCGTGACTAAGGATTGGAGTAAAGCTCTCATCATTACAAGGGATTGCGTCAATATATCATGGGATTTGGTGCGTACTACCCTTGGGAAGGCGGTGCAGAGAAAGATTGAATTGTTTCCATTCCAACCAAACAAAGCAGTTTGGTGGCCACATAATGAAGAGGATGCTTTGTTCTATTTGCGATTGAAGAAATGCTTTCTGGAAAATAAAGTTATTTTGTCATTTGAGAAATGGAGTCAACAAATCAACAGCGAAGAAGAAACTTTTGAATGCTGCAATAGTTGGGTGCGTTTATTGGGGATACCTTGGGGTGACCAGTGTGGGGGTTTATTGAGCATTAGTCAAGACACAATTCTACTCAAAGATTTGTCGGCAGCAAAAATCAAAGTAGTGGGAATTGAAGGCGGGTTCATTAATAGAAATTTAAAGATCCAAACTCAAAGAGGCCCTATGATTATTCGCATCATAGTGGATTCGGTCAATTTAGCAGCAtatgatatttatgaaaaaagatCTATGCACAAGTGGTGAAAGATGGAGCTAGAGTATTGGCGGGATGGAGTAGCGCAAAAGGATTCAAAGGAACAGATACAAATGTATCACCTTCAACTGACAGTCAAAAAAATGTTTCTAATGACACCAAACTTAAGCTCCTAACATATGAAGAAGAGTCTGCTGGAAAAAATCAGAAAGCTGAAATTCCTATGATGGACAACAAAAAACGTACCACAGATAAGCTGAACGAGGGTATGTCAGAAAATTCAGGAGGTCGAAGTTGCGTCTCCGAACCATGGTATCGAGGTAAGCAAATCAAGATCCTTAAAAAGATAAAGCTGAAAGTTGTGAATGAATTTCAGAAAGGGACGATTGAATCTGTGAACATATTATCGGCACAAAAAGCAGCCCATCTAGATATAACGATGGAGAGTAGTCCCAAAGAAAGGAAGTTTGAGCATGTCTATCGTAGGAAAAATGTCAAGTCACATAATGAATCAATTCATGTGCGAAAGGGAGAATATTCAACGATTTCATTCATCGGAGATGACATAAACATTCCAGATCGCGATAATGGAAACTGGgaggaaaaattaaatcaaggaGTGAGGGACGATATCTCAGATGAAGGTTGTGGATCCAGTGTAGATGGAAGTCTTATTTCTGATCATTCGGATAAGTCGACAATGCGCTCCCTGGAGTTCGATGATTTGGGGGACTTTTTTGAAGATTCTCCGAGCAAGGTTTGCAAATTACCCAATATTTCTTATTCTCATCAATCTTCTTTCCACTCAATTTCTTTGTCAGGTTCAATAGGGGGGTTGGTGGGTGAGGTAGAGAATAGGAGTGGGATGGGAGTTATACCTTCTGTACAAAAGTTGGGTACATCGGGAAACAATTCCATAGGGCCGCAATATGAGATGGTTGAAGGTAAGCAAACAGTGGGTTTGGGGATGAAGGATCTCAACAGGGAAGTTGAAAATGAGTGTTTGAGTAAGATGGGTGTAGAGAAGGtggaattttctaaaaatgaagAAGGAAGGAAGGATGGTGGAGAGTTTTGATTACACGTGCACAGAGAGTACCAGGGCTGCTGTAGTTAATCGATGAAAGTTGTTTCATGGAACATTAGGGGGGGTTCAGCTACACGAAGGGGATTGATACGTGCGGTTCTTGCCAAAGAAAGACCAGATCTAATTGTTTTGCAGGAAATTAAAAGAGAGAAGGTGGATAGGAGTTTTATTGCAAGTATTTGGAAGTCAAGGTTTGTGGAGTGGATCATTTTACCTGCAGTTGGCCGGTCAGGGGGAATTCTTATTATGTGGGATCCAAGAATAATATTGGTAAAGGATAacttgattggggatttttcggTTTCAATTCATATTCAAAAGGATGATTACAACGATTGGTGGTTTACAGCGGTCTACGGTCCGTGTCAACCTAGATTAAGAACTCATTTCTGGGATGAACTGGCTGGGTTGCGGGTCCTATGTGGAGATAGATGGTGTGTGGGAGGAGATTTTAATGTAGTCAGATCACTACAAGAGAAAATTAATAGTCGATCACAGACCTCAAGCATGTTATGTTTTGATACCTTGATTCATGAATTGGAGTTGTGCGATCCACCCTTACTCAATGGAAAGTTCACGTGGTCGAATTTAAGGGAATCACCCATATGTTGCAGATTAGACAGATTCATGTTCACGGTAGGATGGTCTGAAATTTATCCTTGTTATCGACAAACAATCTTGCCAAGAATCACCTCGGATCATTTTCCAGTGGTCCttgatttggaaaaaaataagtGGGGTCCGTCGCCCTTCAGATTCGAGAATGTGTGGTCGAGGCACTCAGGCTTTAAAAATTTGGCTCAATCGCTGTGGAACAATGCGGCAATTCAAGGATGGGAGGGATATAAATTTATGATGAAACTCAAAGCAATGAAGGGTGAAATTAAAAGATGGAATGAAGAGGTTTATGGGAGGGTCGAAATGAAAACAGCAGagttaataaataaaatcagtAGATTGGACGAATTAGACATTGAGGGTCGGGGATCGGAAGAAGTATCGaatgaaagaaaagaaacaaaattgtgTTAGAACAGTTGATATGTCGAaagaatcaaatcaataatcaaAAAATCAAAGTCAAATGGATTACAGAGGgggatcaaaatacaaaattttttcaCTCATTGATGAACCAACGGAAGAGCAAGGCCACCATTGATAGATTGGAAAGAATTGATGGCTCGATTACGACGGACGATGATGAAATTGTTTCCATTATTATAAAGTTCTTTAAGGATTTGTACAGTTTGTCAGATGCGAGAGGTTGGGGTATTGAAGGAGTGGAGTGGTGCCCAATTGAAGATGAGTTAAGTAGAGAATTAGAAAAACCATTTACAGAAGACGAGGTCAAGCAAGCAGTCTTTCAGTGCGATGGAAATAAGAGTCCGGGGGCCGATGGATTTACTTTGGCTTTTTTCCAAGATTGCTGGGATATAGTCAAACACGATATAATGAATgtttttgatgaattttttCAAAGAGGAATCATAAATGGAGCAACTAATGAAACATATATTTGCTTGATACGAAAGAAAGCTGAATCGATTAAAGTGAAGGATTTCAGACCAATAAGCTTGACAACAAGCTTGTATAAGATTATAGCAAAAGTTCTAACGGCAAGGCTTAAGATTGTGATAGCAGACACTATATCCGAATCTCAAAATGCTTTCGTTCAAGGGAGACAAATTTTAGACTACGGACTTATAGCGAATGAACTGCTAGAAGAGGggagaagaaagaaaaagagaggaTGGGTCATGAAGGTGGATTTCGAAAAGGCTTACGATAATGTGAATTTggattttttgaattttgttttgaTGAAAAAGGGGTTTGGAAGAAAATGGAGATCTTGGATTAAAGGTTGTGTCAAATGTTTCATTTTCAATTCTGATCAATGGGAGGCCAAGAGGTAAGTTTAGGGCGTTCAAAGGTCTTAGACAAGGAGATCCATTGTCTccttttttgttcaatttggtAGTGGATGTGTTGGGGAGATTGATTGATAAAGCGAAGGAAAGGAATCTCATAAGGGGGATCGAAGTTGGCAGAGACAAGATTGAGATATCACAAATTCAGTTTGCGGATGATACGCTTTTCTTTGTGCAAAATGAGGATCATATCAGGTTCCTGGTTCAAGTGGTGAGATCGTTTTGTCAAATGTCCGGCTTAAAAATCAATTGGGAAAAGAGTGCTTTGTTGGGTATCCACCGTGAACAAGGAGATGTTGAATTATTGGCACAACAAGTGGGGTGTGGTAAGGAGACATGGCCTATTAAGTATTTGGGAGTGCCTTTGGGTGGCAATCCGTTACAAGCTTCTTTTTGGGATCCCGTAGTGGCAAAGATGTCGAAAAAATTGGCAAGTTGGAAGAAAGCTTTTTTGTCAAGAGGTGAGAGATTGACATTGATATTATCGGTTTTGAATTCTATTCCGATATATTATATGTCTTTATTCAGAGTGCCTAAAGGTATAGCGGAATCAATGAAGAAGATTTCAAAAAACTTTTTATGGGACGGAGCGGATGGAGATGCTCATTGCCACTTGGTTGCGTGGGACCATGTGTGTAAACCGAAGGATAAAAGAGGTTTGGGTGTTGggaatattatattgagaaacAAGTCATTGCTGGGTAAGTGGTGGTGGAGATTTTTTGTGGAAGAAGGTacattgtggaagaaaataattGTAAGTAAATATGGGTTACAAGAAATGGGTGGGATGCAGGGTTGGCAATAAACGTCACGTTGAGGTGCCCATGGAAGTTCATTTCCCGAGTATACCCAACTTTTAAACAGAGAGTATTAATTCAGGTGAGAGGAGGTAATAAGGTTAGGTTTTGGGAGGATAGATGGTGGGGGGATTCTTCTTTTAAAGATCTTTTTCCAGCATTATTTCAGTTATCATCGATTCACAATCTGCCTATATcatattttgttcattttgatAATGTCACATCTACCCAATCATGGGATTTTCATATTAGAAGGGCTGTGAGGGATGAAGAGACTGCTCAGTTAGCCGAGTTATTAGATATTTTAGATTCGGTAAGGTTGATCGTAGGGGTAGATGATTTTCTAGAGTGGCGAGGGGATTCTTCGGGTATTTTCTCAGTTAGATCCTTTTATGAGTCTTTTTTCCAACATACTCGTTTTCCAGTGTTTCAATTGTTCCATTTTATTTGGAAAATTCCAGTTCCAAAAAAGGTTCAGCTATTTTCTTGGTCATCATCTTTGGGTAAGCTACCGACCTCGGAGATGATTCAAAAAAGATGGTCAACAATTGCTTTGTGCCCAAGCTGGTGTGTACTATGTAGACATGAAACAGAGACCCAGGATCATATGCTCATTCATTGCCCATTCACAACATCATTGTGGTCTAGAGCGTTGCAAGAGCTTCGGTTGATTTGGGTGACGCCAAAGTCCACCAAGGATTTATTCTGCCTGGATTTGGGACAGCTAACTGGTGCCAGGGGAAGGATTTTTTGGAACGTGGTAGTGCATTGCATATGCTGGACGGTCTGGCTGGAAAGGAATAGAAGAATTTTCGAGGAAAAAGAAGAATCGAAGGAGAAGTGCTGGGACAAAATAAAGATCAACATTGCAATGTGGATTAGCAATCATCACGATTTTCAAAATGTTTCGATTTTAGATTTAGTGAGAAATTGGGAATATGTGTATCATTAGGACTCACTTGATCGTCATTTGTTTCATGACGAGAGTGGACCTCTAGTCCACTATTGTACTCTTACTTAAtctattattaataaaatatgtttcttataaaaaaaaaaaagtttgaggCTTTTTTTACTTTGGAGTAATCATTCTAGAATAAGACTTGGATTATTTTCAAGCACTAACTCTGATTTGATTGTTATACACGATAGTAAATTCCAGTATTTggaaatatatgtattttttctatttattatagGTAATTGTTTGTACATAATGAATTGTGTATTCGGGCTGTTAACTTGTAGGATTTTGTGCAGGATCtttaacatttatatttttcttttgtaggGGAGTGAAGACCTCATTCTTGTCCACGACACTCTGGAGTATGGAGATTGCCGTTTATCCCTAGCAGTGagtcattatttattattgtaattgATCATCTGCAACTccttgtttttgaatttttggataGTGAGTGTATAGTGTTTCTCTCTTTGCTAGATTCCCAGGTATGGCATATTTGAGAATATAAATTCTTTGGAAGAACTAGCTCGAATGCCACAGTGGACACCTGAGAGACCTCTGAGAGTTGCTACTGGCTTCACATATGTATGTATTATTTAAAGAGTACAATTTATTATTGGTCCTGGTTTCCAttcttaaaaatctttttatggacaaagttttatttaaaataatttttgcaGTTGGGTCATAGGTTTATGGGagaaaatggattgaagcatgTTACCTTTTCAACTGCTGATGGAGCTTTGGAGGCTGCTCCTGCAGTAAGAATGATATTGTTCCACAAATCTTATGCTATGTCTTCCTTAAAAGAATTTTGACTTTTATATTTTGTCTTCTGATTGACAACTTTTCTCCTCAATTTGAGTTGCGAGATCCTGATTTAAGGAATACCTTGTTTTCTGGAGCATGAACCCTTGGGAAAGGTTTTAGAAGCCGTCAACCGAAGCatgaaacataattttttttagaagttCACATCTAGAAATAATGCTCATTAGAGCAATTAGAGAAAATAGAGCTTCATATAATGTTTGAACTTTGATACAAAATGCCATCATGTTATGCGTTGGCTGAGTTGCACTGGTTTTCTACCTATTCATTTAGAGTGTATGGTATAGGATACTGCTAGTTGTCAATAGCCGTCTTAATTGAGGGTTTATTTGTAAGACAATACATATAGCTGTGTAAAACTATTGGTATTGAATGTTTTAACCAAAAAATTCAAGCCTATGTTGCACGGATACAGATACGAGTATCGTATTGAATACGATACGGATTCGATGATActgcaaattttgaaaatataagatacGACAGAGTTAGGATAcaacaattattaaaatatatataaatatcatatatatatatatttatttatataaatttaatattaaatattgtatatatatgtgtgtgtttaaatatatacaatgtacAAGTTTAGAGGAATGATTTAATaggaaaaaacaaaataaaattcaaatttctttttCCCGAAACGTATCCCCGTCGTGTCCATGGCGTATCCTATCCGTGTTCAAGACGTATCCGAATGGTCAAGCCTACAAAAAGTCAACGACACAGATTTTGCCATATCCGACACGCATATCGGCGTGTCGTATCCGTGTCCGATAATTCAGAGTAAAAACTTTAGGAGTATTCGTGCGACATAGGTTCAAGCAGTTTTCATCTTAATAAAGTCTTGTAATGAATGCAAACCAGAGGAGCCACTCTTTGCTTGCAATTTCCATCACAGACTTGCACCTTAAACCAGTTCTTGTCTTCAGCAAACAACTAAAAGCTGTAGCAGTTTTATGCCATATTGAGATATTATGGAGGAGTGCATCCTTTGACACTTTGCTAATCCTATGAATGTCTTATGTATTATCTGCTTGTCATTGACATTTTTCAGATGTTTCATCATGTTAACATTATTTCTCACCAAGAATTCCTGCAAATCTGAGAGCCTTGTTAATACCAGTATGCCAATCCATCAGCAGAAAATTTAAGGTCGAGATAAGAACCTTGAGATGAGTGAGGTCGGTGTAAAAAATTTCTTGGTAAAAATAAGAGACAAATAAGTGGAAGTTTCTGTTGGGTGAAATGAGTTCGAAATGCCATAGGGAAGAAGATGCTGGGTCTtgtatatatattgattttttaaactaCTGACTACAGCCATAGAATTTACTCTATGAAAGTTAGCTCTCACCCAACGTGCACAGATTGTGGAATAATATTAGCTCAGTTATCTCGAATAAACTTTTGTTCAAGTTCGTTGCTAAGTATATACAAGTTTTTCTGCTTGGATGGTTTTTTTAGCTTTTAATTCATGCTTTGATGCTTTATCATATTACAGCCCTATATTCTTGAATATTTGCTCTCATGAAGCATTCACCTTTGCGAAAATCATCGCTGATTGTTTCCTGTTCTTTCAGATGGGGATTGCTGATGTTATTGTGGACCTTGTGAGTAGTGGAACCACGTTAAGAGAGAATAATTTGAAAGAAATTGAAGGTGGAATTATTTTGGAAAGCCAGGTAATTACTCATGTTATTTCTGATCTATACGTGCCTTCAAAAGTTCAGTATCTGGTTCAGAAATGGTTATGCTAATTGATTTATAGTTGTTGCTTCAGAATCTTTTTTGACCTTGGTTTGCTATTTCAGGCTGTTTTTGTTGCTAGCAAAAGGTCATTGATCCAACGGAAAGGTGTGCTTGATGTAACGCATGAAATGATTGAAAGATTGGAGGCACATTTAAGGGCTGCTGGACAGTTCACGGTATGAATCGGTTGCTTTCTATGTTCAACTATAATCTTCTTGTTATTTCTGTTCCTTGACGGTTCTCATTGCAGGTAACTGCCAACATGAGGGGTAGAAATGCTGAAGAAGTGGCTGAGCGAGTTCTGAGCCACACCTCTCTATCTGGTTTGCAGGTCAGACCAACTTGTTATATTGTGTGCTATTTAGTGATGTTGATAACTTCCGACGGGGCATCAATTGATAGCATTCTTTTTCTAGATCTAAAGCTTCTTTCTTTGTGTTTTACTTTGTATGCAGGGACCCACTATAAGCCCAGTTTTTTGCAAGCGTGATGGGAAGGTAGCAGTGGAATATTATGCTATAGTTATTTGTGTACCAAAGAAAGCTCTTTACAAGTCTGTTCAGCAGCTTAGAGCGGTGAGAATTTACTCTTGCTGCTACATCTATGCGTGCTTGTTCATGCATGGGGCCGTGGGTAACTTTTCTGCTATGGTCTTGAGAAGAACATTTCTATAAGCTTTATTGGAACAAATGCAGATTGATTGAACTTGGATTGTCCCTATTGACGAACTGCATCCCATCTTCAGTTGAC includes:
- the LOC140984979 gene encoding ATP phosphoribosyltransferase 2, chloroplastic-like; the encoded protein is MSALRTIFMLPTASIIPFSQLSSPGYCFPTKLAISCCSATSPVAVVNGNEDKQSYERNEVRLGLPSKGRMATETLDLLKDCQLSVRQVNPRQYVAEMPQIANLEIWFQRPKDIVRKLISGDLDLGIVGLDTVKEYGQGSEDLILVHDTLEYGDCRLSLAIPRYGIFENINSLEELARMPQWTPERPLRVATGFTYLGHRFMGENGLKHVTFSTADGALEAAPAMGIADVIVDLVSSGTTLRENNLKEIEGGIILESQAVFVASKRSLIQRKGVLDVTHEMIERLEAHLRAAGQFTVTANMRGRNAEEVAERVLSHTSLSGLQGPTISPVFCKRDGKVAVEYYAIVICVPKKALYKSVQQLRAIGGSGVLISPLTYIFDEETPRWHQLLSNLGL